ATGTGTTCTCAGATGCATCCACGGATGCCATtgcagctgttgcctacctgaaggtAACGGGATCTGACAAGATCATGTTGGGTTTGTTTTCGGCAAGgctaagttggctcccaagcctgaccaCACTATTCCCAGGCTTGAACTCTGTGGGACTGTGCTTGCAGTAGAACTTGCAGACTTTATTCAGCATGAGCTGGACACTCACATAGATGACGTACAATACTACAGTGACAGTAAAGTTGTCTTGGGTTACATCTACAATCAAACAAGGCGCTTCTACGTGTACGTCAGTAACCGCATTGAGAGAAAAAGAAGGTCTTCCAAACCTGAACAGTGGCAGTATATCCCATCTGAGCTTAATCCAGCCGACCATGCCACTAGAGCTATGTCTATAAATTCTTTTGCTAACTCTTCTTGGCTTTCAGGTCCAAAGTTTCTGCTGGAACAGAAGGGAAGTGAATGTGCCCAGGAAGTCTTCAGCATCCAGGATGCGGATGATGATCCAGAAGTCCGCTCCGAGGTCAGTGCTCTGGCCACGAACGCTAAACCAACCTCCACCCTCAGTTGCCAGCGCTTCGAACGCTTCTCCAATTGGATGAAACTCGTCAAGACTATCTCAAGGTTAGTCCACATTGCGAGATCTTATCACAATTCACATGGAGACAAAGACTGTCATGGTTGGCACGTCTGCCAAAAACTACTCTCTATCAATGACATTCCGGTAAGATAAACTATAAACAGAACTCTGCAATAGTAGCTTTGCCCATTGGATTACAGTTGGGTCGGAGATAGTTTGGCCTATCGCGGCTTCTCTGATCCAAAGATGGGTTTTCCTTTGGATTATCTCAGGAACTGACTTAATGTCTTATCTTGTTTAAAGTTGTTATTGCATTACGTGCATGTTTGGTTTCATTTTCTAGGTTGTTGGACTTTATTTCAAGGACATTAATATAGTGAAATCCCTTAtggaatttcagacggggagtATGCTGTTCCATGTATGTTCTTGTTTCcatgtatgttgttatattttactctgctgccacccaatggcctttttccgtatggcagcttATTATTCATTAATTCTTGTAGGCATGTCTTCCgtttcaggggtcaagtcttctcttcctctggcagccattccaggttcagtttcatgctgttgtgagaggacgctctttaaccgggcttaggaaggcatcagtctttcgacctcttttgttgctcacacttgcagtcatacttggtgctacatcttactgtacccTGTCTACCCTGCATatctggagaaagtactgtattaccagttatacgctgtatgtccaaatttccaaataaacaagtctggactgcacaatccctggtgtgcatcatctcttcggacgctgagcagcattggtcctgtctgcctcatATCGAGGAAAACACTGAAGGTACCATTCTTTCACAACTCTTAATAGTCAACCACACCTCCATtcacctcatgtggggacagaacacacTTTCTGAGTGTCTGAGGTAATTTTCTCATTAACTTCCTCCAACATCAGCATTacatgtaaggctaggttcacattgcgttagggcaatccgtttagcacatagcgctagcggattgcgctaacgcaatgtatctagagggatcgcgtttgccgatcccgctagtgcagatccccgctgcaagcagcgtctgaggtccgtctgaaaataacggcacatcgctagcgcgtgccgaaaatggcatgcgctagcgatgcgctagagatcagaatcacattgccgtcaatggtgcgctaatggacccgttgcatggcgttaattgtgaCAATTTCACCATGCAGCGGAGTCCGTTAGCAttaacacattaacgcaatgtgaacctagccttacctcaGTCTCCAATACAATACACGGAGGTGATATCCTGCTCGTGAGGTCAGTTCTGTGGTAACCTCATGGTGTACGGCAGAAGGTTGTACTCCTGGCTTTTCATAATGCTCCTCACGGTGGCCAAGCTTTCTGTCACGATGAGCCTCTTCTCATTTTGCCCAGTAGCAGCCTCTTTAAGTAGAGGATGCTGGTGGAGATAGTAGTTTGAGCAACTAAACCCGAACTGTCTCTTTACTGATAAGAATGGGGCAAGAAATAGGACTTTCCCTAATCTGAAGACTGCTCCTTTATTTTATTAGTCCCTTCTAGACCCAGCAGTCCGGGGGAGGAAACTCCTCTTCCTACAAAATGGCTTCATcttcttaagcccccgtctcacatagcgagatcgctagcgagatcgctgctgtgtcaagttttgtgatgcaacagtg
This is a stretch of genomic DNA from Ranitomeya variabilis isolate aRanVar5 chromosome 6, aRanVar5.hap1, whole genome shotgun sequence. It encodes these proteins:
- the LOC143782202 gene encoding uncharacterized protein LOC143782202 — protein: MRAFESSDHAPGFKDIDLGTDRPPKQRSLGLRWNLSADAFSFQINCADKPLTKHDILLVVNSLYDPLGFVAPITIQDHVGFVFGKAKLAPKPDHTIPRLELCGTVLAVELADFIQHELDTHIDDVQYYSDSKVVLGYIYNQTRRFYVYVSNRIERKRRSSKPEQWQYIPSELNPADHATRAMSINSFANSSWLSGPKFLLEQKGSECAQEVFSIQDADDDPEVRSEVSALATNAKPTSTLSCQRFERFSNWMKLVKTISRLLDFISRTLI